The window TTAAAACATCTTGCTCAAATGGAATCTGGCTTAAACTGGGATGAAAATTATAAAAATCCTTTTCTTCCAAATGCCCGAGCTTATTACGGCACAAGTTTGATGAAAGCTACGTTTTCTAGAACATTTAAAGAGAAGCCAGGCGAAAGATTTGAATACCAAAGCGGTTCTACTCAGCTTTTAGGATTTGCAGTAAAAAAAGCAGTCAATCAATCTTTATCAAGCTATTTATCTGAAAAATTCTGGATCCCGTTGGGCATGGAACAAAATGCAAGCTGGAGTGTTGATGAAAGCGGAATGGAAAAAACCTACTGCTGCATCCACTCCAATTCCAGAGATTTTGCAAAACTGGGGCAATTATTTTTAGATGACGGAAAAGTAGGTGACGAACAAATCCTGAATCTAAATTTTATCGAAAAGATGAGAACACCGACTGAAAAATCTGATGAAATCTACGGAATGGGACTTTGGATCAACAATGACAATCCTATAAAGCATTATTATTTCTTAGGACTTCAGGGTCAATATATTATTATCATTCCTGAACACAAAATGGTGATTGTAAGAACCGGAAGCTACAATAACCTCCCTAAAACCGATAGAGGAAGACCAGATCAGGTGAAATTTTCGGTCAATGAAACGGTAAAATTATTTGCTTAAATTGAGTTTGAGGCGAAGGTTTAGATTTAGCGTAAAAATATTTTAAAGCTTGTAATCTTTGTGAAAAACTTCGTGTTCCTTGTGGTTAAATAACAAAAAAACACTCACTTTAAAAATAAAAAATCTATGGAAAAATACAATCCTTTAGTGGATGAATATATTGAGAAATCTCCAGATTTTTCAAAGCCTATTTTAAATTATATCAGAGAAATCGTCCATGAATTTTGTACAGATGCAGAAGAAGCCATCAAGTGGAAATTTCCCACTTTTATGTATAAAGGAAAAATTCTTTGCTCGATGGTTTCATTTAAAGCATATTGCAGCATGGGATTTTGGTTACACGGGGAAATGCAGACGATAAAAAATCTTGAAACGGACGTTGAGAAAACCAATATGTTCAGTTTAGGAAAGATTACCCAATTAGAAGACCTACCTTCAAAACCTCAGCTTAAAAAAATTATTCTTGAAGCAATGGAGCTTACCAACATGGGAGTAACATTAAAAAAAGCAGCACCCACAAAAACGGAAACTGCAGTTCCTGATGAGTTTCAGAATGTTTTAGATCTAAACAAAAAAGCGTTGGATATTTTTCAAAACGCATCCCCTTCTTTCAGAAAAGAATACATCAACTGGATTATGGAAGCCAAAACAGAAACCACCCGAAATAAAAGGATGGAACAAGCCATAGAATGGATCTCTGAAGGAAAAGGCAGAAATTGGAAATACGAGAAGAAGAAATAATTAGCGGGAAGTTGGGTGATGGAAGCAGGAAGTTTACAGCTGTGAAAACAACTTAAAATATCTAACTAAACTTTTAGTGGAATCTGAAATTTGCTTCGGGAAGTGTATTATTTTTAAGAAAAGCTTCATATTCTGGAGATATTTGTGCGCGTCCCCACGTATTTTGTCCGCTCATGCTTCCGAGACGCACTTTATCTTTCCCATACTTTTTATTCATCGCATCCATCACTTTCATCACAGGCAAATGTTGATTTTGTTCATCTTCTTCAAACAAACTAATCAGTCGTTGATCTTCAGGAACGAAATCATTGACGATAACACCTGCTTTTTTATAATGAAAACCATCTTCAAAAATAGATTCAAATAATTCATTCACCACTCTGCCAATAAGAATCGATGAATTTGTGGGATTGGAAAGAATCTGCGTTTTTGCATTCCTGTATTCTGGTAAATCTTTTCTGAAACGGTTGGTCTGTACAAAAACGGTCACCATTTTACAACAGGTATTCTGTTTTCTTAACCTTTCTGAACAATACATTCCGAAGGTTTCTACACGTTCTCGCACCTCATCTTTTTTAGTAAGCATCTGCATAAAACTTCTGGTCACTGCAATCGACTTTTTAGGAGATGGAGCATCTAATTCTAATTGACGGATTCCTTTCAGCTCATTCATCATTCTTACTCCATGAATTCCCATTATCTGACGAACCCACATTTCCGGTTTTTGAAGTAAATCCCATGCTTTATACACTCCGCTGTCATTCATTTTTGCACTAAGTTTTCGACCAATTCCCCAAACATCACCGATATTAAGCCATTTTAAAGCTTTCTCAATTTTTTCCGGACTATCTAAAATATAAACTCCTTCATTGAATTTTTCTGGAAAGTCTTTTACTATTCTGTTGGCGACTTTGCACAAGGTTTTTGTAGGTGCAACGCCAATGCTTACAGGAATATTTTCCTTATCCTGAATTTCATTTTTAATTTTAACACAATAATCATGAGTGTCAATATATTTAAAACTTGTAAGGTCTAAAAACAATTCATCAATATTATCAAAAGCTTTTGATAACGTGGATTATCAAAACTTAAAAATAATCACAAGCCCAAAACATAAAACACTAATTATCAAACACTTAAATCACCAACTTTATATTTAGGCTTGTGATTATAATATATTAGCTCAGACTTTTGAGAAAATCTTTCAATTTGGGATTTTTTTCCCAAGATCTTTCTGTATTACTTTCAGGAAGAACATTTACATACACGGATTCTAACGCTTCTCTTTTTTGCTTTGAATCAGCACGAGCATATATTTCTGTGGTCTGTATACTTTTATGACCTAAGAAATCTCTAATATAAACTAGATTAACACCACCTTGTAGTAAATGCATTGCTTTTGAGTGTCTGATAATATGAGGGCTAATTTTTGATGGTATTAAATCTGCATTTTGTAGCCTAGCTGCCACTGCATATTTTTTTAAAACATATGTTATTCCCGCAGTTGTAAGTTTTTCACCTATTCGATTAGAGAATAAAGGACTTTTTTCTTTTCCAAATTTGTTCAATCCAAAGTCTTGTATATAATTTTTTAAAAGATCTGTTTGTTCTTTCTGCAATGGAACAATTCGTTGTTTATTTCCTTTCCCCACTAATCTTATAGTGTTTGGATTATCAAACCTTATAGAATCTGGTGTCAAGTCAGCAATTTCTTGGACACGAGCGCCACTGTCATATAACAATGCCAAAAGAGCCAAATCCCTTCTAGAACCTGATGAATTTAGTGGAACTTGATCTAAAAGTAATTTTATTGCATCTATTGATAGATAAGAGAAACTTCCGCTTATATTTTTCTTTAGTTTGATAGAGCGGATGTTCTGCCATTCTGAAATTCTCATTGGCTCCTCATATTGCAGATACTTACAAAAAGATCTGATAGCGGCATATCTTTGATTTCTAGTTGAAATCTCATTTTTATGTTTGTACTCAAGCCATTGTAAAAAATCTAAAATAACATTTCTATTCAAATGTTTTAATTGTAGATTGTCAGCATTAATATTTTTTTCGTCTTTCATGAATATTAATAGAAGAGTGAAAGCATCTCTATAAGCTCTAATAGTATGTTTTGACGAATTACATTCTCCGATTAGATATTTTATGAAGAAATTTTCCAAATGTTTAGCAAAATCTGTCATGATTAATTGTTTTTATTATATTTCATATCTGGAAAAACAAAAGATGTTATGCTTCCTTTCTTAATTAAATCTGGAAACATTTCATTTGTTAATTTAACATATGCTTCAGTTGATTTTATATTTTTATGTCCTAAAAAGACAGAAATCATAGGCAAAGCACAATAAATATCTTCCCCATTTCTTACAAGTTTTTCTAAAGCGTGTACTGCTGCTGTATGTCTAATATCATGTATTCGGGGTCTATTAAAATACGCCTGTTTAGGAATATCATTATATTCTAATAATCTTCTAAACCATGCATGAATATTATTTGGCAAACAAGGTTTACCCCTCTGTGTGACAAAAAAATTTTTGTTCGCATCACATATTCCTTTTACCGGTATAGTTTCTTTAAATTTTTGATATTGAAAAAGAACTTCGTAAAGAGAATCATTTATTGCAACTATTTTATTTTTATCATTCTTAGTATCAATAATTTCAATAATTTTTTTATCAAAATTAACATTATGATTAGTGATACTTAACGCTTCCCCAATCCTTATCCCAGTACTATAAAGAAGGCGTAGAAATGCTGGCAAAACAAACATTGGAGTGTCATTACGATGCTTTCCGATTCTCAACTGATCAGCACTAGAAAATATTAACAATATTTCCTCATGTGTATAGACATATGGAATATAATCATTTTGTCTACCTCCTTTTGGAGTATGTGGGATATAACACTCGATACCAATACTACACAGATATCTACAAAAATGCACCCACGCAACATACTTATGGTATAAATTGCGAGGATTATCATTAATACGTGTCGCTTTCCATTGTAAAATAAGCTCTTTTGTTATATTTAGATTTATTATATTATATTCAATAAAAAATCTATCAAATTCAAGCATAAAACATTTTAACATCAAACCACGTAGTAGACCTTTACGTTCCTTTTCAAATAAAAACCCTATAATATGTGAGGAAAATATGCTTCTATAAGTAAAATACTCGCTCATCTTATCCATGATAAACCTTTTCCTTTTTGTGAATAAAAATCAATACTTACGCTAGGAACATCTAATGTACATTTCAACAAAGTTGGTACACTTATATGCAAATAAAGCATAGTTGTTTCTGAGCTTTGATGCCCCAAAGTATCTGCAATTATTGGTAATGCTGTCCCATTATTTAAAAGATTAGTAGCAAGACTATGTCGTAAAGAATGTGGACCTAACTTCCTTTTGCTATCATCTATATTCGCTTTTTGGAAATATTTACTAATTAAAACATGAAGTCCTCCCTCTGTCATTGGTAGATATGGAGATTTTGATCGTAGAAATATATATTTGGAATCTGATTTCGCCCTACCGTTTTTAATGTAATCAATTATAGCTTCGCCTACATCTGTTAATAACGGAAGTTCTATTTTATTTTTTGTTTTAAATTGTATCAAGACTATTAAATTTTTATCCCAATCTATATTTGAAAATTGCAAAAATCTTATATCAGATGATCTTAGTCCTAATCTAGTAGCTAATAATATCATTGCATAATCTCTTTTACCTGTAGCATATTTTCGGTCAACAGAAGACTCTATGCATCGAACTTCTTCTAAAGAGTAATGCGATGATAATTTTACTGTTCCTCTTACCTTAACTCCATCAAGAATATGGCTCATATGATAAGTGATAAGTTTCTGATTGTACAAATCTTGTAGTAGAGCTCTTAAAATGATTGCTGCATGATCTTTTCCTGTTTCCAAAGAACTAATGAACGCTAATATGGTTTCTGATGAAATTTGAGAAAGAGAAAATAAACTTTTCTCTTCCACTCTGTTACAGAATTTTTCTAAAGCTATATAATAGTTCCGACGTGTTTTATTACTTAATCTTCTCTCATCTGCATATCTATTTAAAAAATCAAAAAGAGGAGGGCCTATTTGTGTAGGTAGAATCTCATTGTAATCCTTTTTACCCTTTTTAATAATCCATTTTTCTTGCAACATACCATTTAGCAGATCTACGTATCTACTATCAAACCTAAAAGCACAATTTTCTGTCATCCGACTATTCCCTGGCAATTCTCTAAATTTTAAGTATTTCATTCCAACATTTTCACTGTAAAATTCAATTGAAGAATCTTGCATGAATTTTTGAAGTTTTAAAAATTGAAATAAAAATTTTTTCTGAAGGTCACTTGAAATAATATTTTCTTTCATATATTTTTCAAGTTTAGAATGAAGCTTAGTTAGATTTTGTTCCATAATAGTTATATTTAATGTTTATATAATGATCAAGTTTAATCTTAAAGCTGGAAGTAATATCGTATTAAATACAAAACTTAAACATAAAGTTACTGATATTTAAACATTTATATATAAACACTTAAAAAATTTCGATATTTATTTTTGAAATTTTATCTTTGCTTAGAAAATATTTAACGTAAAGCGTAAGCTATCGTTTTGGTACAAGAAAACTGCGAATCTTCTTATGATAACCAACTGCGATAGACTTACGCCCGTGCCTTCTATTGGCGTGGGCTAAGTCTTCCTTCTGGTTATCGGGTTCTTCGCAGTACCTCTTGTACAGATTGAAATTAGTTCCACGCTTTTTATATTATAAATTATAAATATGAATATAACGCAGTTTTTACATTCCGAAAAGAAATTGTATGAGGGCTTGATAGATAGGTTAGATATTTTGATAAGCTTATGCGATGATTCGAAAAATATTGAAAACCAAAATAATGCTACAAATAATTTTCCTTCAGATAATTTCAATGATCAAATCTTATTTATAATTAACAAAGAGAATAGATTCTTGCACAATAAAGAGATTGCCATAGCTATGTTAAATCATTATGATAATAAATTAAATATTAATCAGATGAAAAACAGAATTTCTATAGCATTAAATAGAAATAAATCACAATTTGGGGACATTATTAAATATAAATATTCTAACGCTTACAAAGATACTGTCTGGGGTAAAAAAGAATGGTTAGACAAGAACGCTGTCCCTAAGCCCTCGTATATGTATAAAAGCAGATAAACATTATTATTAGTCCATTAAGTAATAAAAGACTTTATTAATAATAATAAATTGCAAAACAGTTTATACAAGATTGTTTAGATATCCAATGTTTATAAAATATCTTAAGAAAAAAATATTTATTGATGATAAAGTATCAGGAACTTTGTCTTTGATTTCTCAAACTAATGATACAATAAATTACAATCGGAAAACCTCTCATTATTTGAGAGGTTTTTTGGCAGCAATATTAAAACTATTATTTCTTAATAATTTTCTTTTTAATAACTTCTTTTCCGTTATCAATTAAAATTAGATAAACTCCATTTTGTAAATCTGAAAGATCATACTTATCAGATTTTCCATTGAAAGTCTTCATTTGCTTCCCTGACATATCTATCAAACTTATTTTAGATATTTTTAGGTTAGATTTAACGAAAAGATAATCTTTTACAGGATTAGGATATACCTTAATCTCATCCGAAATCGATGACATATCAGATGTGCCTAATACACCTGAAGTAATAATAATATCATCAACTACTACCCCATAAGAATAATCTCCCGCATCATCATATACAAATCTCACCTTAAAATTTGCATTTGCATAAGACGTAAGATTAATATTTTGAGCTTGATCATAGCTTTCAAGATATTCATCAAAAGTATCCGGATCGAAGTCCCAAGTTCCAGCTAAACCTGCAAAACTAAATACTTGTACCCATGCAGTACCATTGAAAACTTCCACTTTAAGAGTTGAATCCTCAGTATCAATCATGTTTGCATACTTAAAAGATAGATGTGGATTAGAAACAGAAGAAAGATCTATGATTGGTGAGATTAACTTAGCACTACTATTTAATGAACTAATACCCGCAGCATCATCATCAAAAAATGCCGCACCACTTGGTAATGAGTTATAAAAAACTGATGAACCCACTCCCCAATTGTAAGTAGTATCAGGATTTTCAACTGTCCAACCTATTGGCATAGAGCCAGAATTAAAATTTTCAGAAAATACTTGTGCATTGTTCATGCCGAAAGAAAAAACTGCTA is drawn from Chryseobacterium muglaense and contains these coding sequences:
- a CDS encoding T9SS-dependent choice-of-anchor J family protein, which encodes MKKILLLAVFSFGMNNAQVFSENFNSGSMPIGWTVENPDTTYNWGVGSSVFYNSLPSGAAFFDDDAAGISSLNSSAKLISPIIDLSSVSNPHLSFKYANMIDTEDSTLKVEVFNGTAWVQVFSFAGLAGTWDFDPDTFDEYLESYDQAQNINLTSYANANFKVRFVYDDAGDYSYGVVVDDIIITSGVLGTSDMSSISDEIKVYPNPVKDYLFVKSNLKISKISLIDMSGKQMKTFNGKSDKYDLSDLQNGVYLILIDNGKEVIKKKIIKK
- a CDS encoding site-specific integrase translates to MEQNLTKLHSKLEKYMKENIISSDLQKKFLFQFLKLQKFMQDSSIEFYSENVGMKYLKFRELPGNSRMTENCAFRFDSRYVDLLNGMLQEKWIIKKGKKDYNEILPTQIGPPLFDFLNRYADERRLSNKTRRNYYIALEKFCNRVEEKSLFSLSQISSETILAFISSLETGKDHAAIILRALLQDLYNQKLITYHMSHILDGVKVRGTVKLSSHYSLEEVRCIESSVDRKYATGKRDYAMILLATRLGLRSSDIRFLQFSNIDWDKNLIVLIQFKTKNKIELPLLTDVGEAIIDYIKNGRAKSDSKYIFLRSKSPYLPMTEGGLHVLISKYFQKANIDDSKRKLGPHSLRHSLATNLLNNGTALPIIADTLGHQSSETTMLYLHISVPTLLKCTLDVPSVSIDFYSQKGKGLSWIR
- a CDS encoding tyrosine-type recombinase/integrase gives rise to the protein MDKMSEYFTYRSIFSSHIIGFLFEKERKGLLRGLMLKCFMLEFDRFFIEYNIINLNITKELILQWKATRINDNPRNLYHKYVAWVHFCRYLCSIGIECYIPHTPKGGRQNDYIPYVYTHEEILLIFSSADQLRIGKHRNDTPMFVLPAFLRLLYSTGIRIGEALSITNHNVNFDKKIIEIIDTKNDKNKIVAINDSLYEVLFQYQKFKETIPVKGICDANKNFFVTQRGKPCLPNNIHAWFRRLLEYNDIPKQAYFNRPRIHDIRHTAAVHALEKLVRNGEDIYCALPMISVFLGHKNIKSTEAYVKLTNEMFPDLIKKGSITSFVFPDMKYNKNN
- a CDS encoding DinB/UmuC family translesion DNA polymerase; the encoded protein is MFLDLTSFKYIDTHDYCVKIKNEIQDKENIPVSIGVAPTKTLCKVANRIVKDFPEKFNEGVYILDSPEKIEKALKWLNIGDVWGIGRKLSAKMNDSGVYKAWDLLQKPEMWVRQIMGIHGVRMMNELKGIRQLELDAPSPKKSIAVTRSFMQMLTKKDEVRERVETFGMYCSERLRKQNTCCKMVTVFVQTNRFRKDLPEYRNAKTQILSNPTNSSILIGRVVNELFESIFEDGFHYKKAGVIVNDFVPEDQRLISLFEEDEQNQHLPVMKVMDAMNKKYGKDKVRLGSMSGQNTWGRAQISPEYEAFLKNNTLPEANFRFH
- a CDS encoding site-specific integrase, with the protein product MTDFAKHLENFFIKYLIGECNSSKHTIRAYRDAFTLLLIFMKDEKNINADNLQLKHLNRNVILDFLQWLEYKHKNEISTRNQRYAAIRSFCKYLQYEEPMRISEWQNIRSIKLKKNISGSFSYLSIDAIKLLLDQVPLNSSGSRRDLALLALLYDSGARVQEIADLTPDSIRFDNPNTIRLVGKGNKQRIVPLQKEQTDLLKNYIQDFGLNKFGKEKSPLFSNRIGEKLTTAGITYVLKKYAVAARLQNADLIPSKISPHIIRHSKAMHLLQGGVNLVYIRDFLGHKSIQTTEIYARADSKQKREALESVYVNVLPESNTERSWEKNPKLKDFLKSLS
- a CDS encoding serine hydrolase domain-containing protein, encoding MIFIIYLIAFLAAVAVLFYLLGYAYIFNGISKTYLRGKTSANIDDGKLFTSNIIHTTKPVLWNEHSDYNKKDLPNNIVDDLIHSNTASFLVIKDGKLLHEQYWNGYNELSKTNSFSMAKAVTVMLFGKALEEGKIKNIDAPFSEFYDEFKNKPFGKDVTLKHLAQMESGLNWDENYKNPFLPNARAYYGTSLMKATFSRTFKEKPGERFEYQSGSTQLLGFAVKKAVNQSLSSYLSEKFWIPLGMEQNASWSVDESGMEKTYCCIHSNSRDFAKLGQLFLDDGKVGDEQILNLNFIEKMRTPTEKSDEIYGMGLWINNDNPIKHYYFLGLQGQYIIIIPEHKMVIVRTGSYNNLPKTDRGRPDQVKFSVNETVKLFA
- a CDS encoding YdeI/OmpD-associated family protein is translated as MEKYNPLVDEYIEKSPDFSKPILNYIREIVHEFCTDAEEAIKWKFPTFMYKGKILCSMVSFKAYCSMGFWLHGEMQTIKNLETDVEKTNMFSLGKITQLEDLPSKPQLKKIILEAMELTNMGVTLKKAAPTKTETAVPDEFQNVLDLNKKALDIFQNASPSFRKEYINWIMEAKTETTRNKRMEQAIEWISEGKGRNWKYEKKK